DNA from Conexivisphaera calida:
ATGGGCGCTAGGGAGTCGGCCTTCTCCCATCCGAGGACGATCGAGGAATGCCTTGCTGATGAGATAATTGCAGCTGCAAACGGCGACACCAGCAGCTTCGCCATAAAGGCGAAGATAGAGATGGAGCGCGTGGCTGCCGCGTCTAGGTAGATGCATACTAGGCGACATTCGCATCAATCTTCAGAATTCCTAAATCACACGACAGTCCCTTACACTGCATCATTTCTCCATGGAATATCCCATGGACCGCGTTCGCCGCGCTTGTTGCTTGCCTAAATCCTTAAATATAGAGGGAGCTGCGAAAAGCGGCGGAGAGCTATGTCCGAGAGGCAGAAACCGTCTAAACCGCACCTCAACCTAGTAGTGGTAGGGCACGTGGACCATGGAAAGTCCACTCTTACTGGTCACCTTCTCTACCGCCTTGGAAAGGTGGATCAGAGGACCATAGAGGAATATGCAAAGATGTCGGAGAAGTTGGGCGTCGGCGATACATTCAAGTTCGCTTGGGTCCTCGACAGGCTCAAGGAGGAGAGGGAGAGGGGAATCACCATAGATCTGGCGTTCCAGGACTTCGAGACGAAGAGGTACTACTGGACACTGATAGATGCGCCCGGGCATAGGGACTTCGTGAAGAACATGATCACTGGCGCCAGCCAGGCCGATGGCGCCATACTGGTAATATCCGCCAGATCCGGTGAGACAGAGTCCGCCCTGTCGGATGAGGGCCAGGCAAGGGAGCACGCATTCCTTCTGAAGACGCTCGGCGTCAATCAGCTGGTGGTCGCGATAAACAAGATGGACGCCACGACTCCACCCTACGATCAGAAGCGCTATGAGGAGGTCAAGAACGAGGTCTCTAAGCTGCTGAAGCTCGTCGGCTACAAGGTGGAGAAGATCAACTTCGTGCCGGTCTCGGGGTGGAAGGGTGATAATCTGGTAGAGCCCTCGCCTAACATGCCGTGGTACAAGGGCAAGACGCTCGTCGAAGCACTGGACGAGTTCGAGGAGCCGCCGAAGCCGACCGACAAACCACTCAGGATACCTGTCCAGGATGTATACTCAATCACCGGCGTAGGCACAGTCCCTGTGGGCAGGGTGGAGACCGGTACCCTCAAGGTCGGCGACACGATAGTGGTGATGCCCTCAGGCGCGGTCGGGGAGGTGAAGTCCATAGAGACCCATCATACCCCGATACAGGAGGCGCTCCCGGGTGACAACATTGGCTTCAACATAAGAGGAGTATCCAAGGAGGACGTCAAGCGCGGCTATGTGATAGGGCACCTGGACAATCCACCCACCGTCGTGAAGGAGTTCCTGGCGCGCGTAATTGTGGTATTCCATCCAACGGCAATGGCCGCCGGTTACACGCCCGTGCTTCACGCGCACACAGCGCAGATACCGGCACAGGTGGTCGAGCTGGTTCAGAAGCTAGATCCACGCACCGGCCAGGTGACTGAGGAGAATCCGAAGAGCCTCAAGACCGGTGATGCCGCGGTGATCAAGGTGAGGCCGCTGAAGCCGCTCAGCATTGAGGAATACAAGAGCATCCCGCAGCTCGGAAGATTTGCCCTGAGGGATTCGGGCAGGACGATAGCGGCTGGCGTGGTCGAGAAGATAACGGAAGTCCAGGAAGTCAAGATAAAGAAGTGACTCCAACAACATAAATTATTAAATAAATCTCGTGCAATCTTACGCACATCTCTTCTTTATACATCCATGTAAGTAAAAACTATCTTACTCACGTTCCCACTTTGTGGCGCTGTAGGTGACACTATGACATCCAGTTATCCTAGGCATCCTGAGGAGCTAATGTTCAATAAAAATTGTTAAAATAAATTTATACTGATGATATCACTGGGTCTCCTTCGCGAAGATCTCAGTGATCTCTCTGAAGCCCATCTTCCGGTAGAATCCTTCGGCTATCACGTTCTTGGCGGGGAACTCGGCAAATATCATCTCAGCGCCCCTAGACTTCAACAGTTTCTCGGCCTCCGCTATGAGCTTATATCCCATGCTGCGCCTTCTGTACTCGGGCATCAGATAGACATCTGCTATCTGTCCAACCAGACGTGGCTTGTAGAAGCATCTATCGACAAGCTTCGCAGTAAGGACTCCTTGGACCTTTCCACCATCCTCCAGCACTAGAACTACCGAGTTGGAGTCCTTCATCATGCCCTGCAGATACTTCGTCACCTCGTTCTCCAGATCATCCACTGGCGTCAGGAGCGGATCGAACTCACCATTCAGGCGCTTCAGCCTGGAGACGAGATCCACCATCCTTTCAAGATCCTCGTTCTTCGCGGCCCTAATGGACACAGAGTTCGTCATGTCAGGTCACTCCGCGGGCACTGGACTAATTAAGTTATTCTTGACGAGCGTCGCGAGGGTATCCCTGGAGAGCCTTATCATCTTGTAGGCGCGATCGTATATCTCGTCCTTGGAGAGCTTGATCCTCGCCAGTCCCATCTCGATTGCCTTGAGCCCCACGGCCGTCGCCACCCTGGGATACACCTCCCACTCCTCCATCGTCGGTATAATGTACTCCTCAGACAGTCCGCGTTCCTCCGCGAACTTCGCCAGCTCAAGCGCAGCTGTTATCACCATCTCATCTAAGATCTTCTTGGCCCTCACGTCCAGCGTCCCCCTGAAGACCGCGGGGA
Protein-coding regions in this window:
- a CDS encoding GNAT family N-acetyltransferase, whose amino-acid sequence is MTNSVSIRAAKNEDLERMVDLVSRLKRLNGEFDPLLTPVDDLENEVTKYLQGMMKDSNSVVLVLEDGGKVQGVLTAKLVDRCFYKPRLVGQIADVYLMPEYRRRSMGYKLIAEAEKLLKSRGAEMIFAEFPAKNVIAEGFYRKMGFREITEIFAKETQ
- the tuf gene encoding translation elongation factor EF-1 subunit alpha encodes the protein MSERQKPSKPHLNLVVVGHVDHGKSTLTGHLLYRLGKVDQRTIEEYAKMSEKLGVGDTFKFAWVLDRLKEERERGITIDLAFQDFETKRYYWTLIDAPGHRDFVKNMITGASQADGAILVISARSGETESALSDEGQAREHAFLLKTLGVNQLVVAINKMDATTPPYDQKRYEEVKNEVSKLLKLVGYKVEKINFVPVSGWKGDNLVEPSPNMPWYKGKTLVEALDEFEEPPKPTDKPLRIPVQDVYSITGVGTVPVGRVETGTLKVGDTIVVMPSGAVGEVKSIETHHTPIQEALPGDNIGFNIRGVSKEDVKRGYVIGHLDNPPTVVKEFLARVIVVFHPTAMAAGYTPVLHAHTAQIPAQVVELVQKLDPRTGQVTEENPKSLKTGDAAVIKVRPLKPLSIEEYKSIPQLGRFALRDSGRTIAAGVVEKITEVQEVKIKK